A window of the Xenopus laevis strain J_2021 chromosome 9_10L, Xenopus_laevis_v10.1, whole genome shotgun sequence genome harbors these coding sequences:
- the LOC121398075 gene encoding histone H2A type 1-like, whose protein sequence is MSGRGKQGGKTRAKAKTRSSRAGLQFPVGRVHRLLRKGNYAERVGAGAPVYLAAVLEYLTAEILELAGNAARDNKKTRIIPRHLQLAVRNDEELNKLLGGVTIAQGGVLPNIQSVLLPKKTESSKSAKSK, encoded by the coding sequence ATGTCTGGAAGAGGCAAACAAGGCGGCAAGACTCGCGCTAAGGCAAAGACTCGCTCATCTCGGGCCGGGCTGCAGTTCCCAGTCGGCCGTGTTCACCGGCTCTTGAGGAAgggcaattatgccgagcggGTGGGAGCCGGAGCTCCGGTCTATCTGGCCGCAGTGCTCGAGTATCTGACCGCTGAGATCCTGGAGTTGGCCGGCAACGCTGCTCGGGATAACAAAAAGACCCGCATCATCCCCAGGCACCTGCAGCTCGCTGTGCGCAACGATGAGGAGCTCAACAAACTGCTCGGAGGAGTCACTATCGCTCAGGGCGGGGTCCTGCCCAACATCCAGTCCGTGCTGCTGCCCAAGAAAACAGAGAGCTCCAAGTCGGCCAAGAGCAAGTGA
- the LOC108703802 gene encoding histone H4-like, with product MSGRGKGGAKRHRKVLRDNIQGITKPAIRRLARRGGVKRISGLIYEETRGVLKVFLENVIRDAVTYTEHAKRKTVTAMDVVYALKRQGRTLYGFGG from the coding sequence ATGTCTGGACGCGGCAAAGGAGGCGCCAAGCGGCACAGGAAGGTGCTCAGGGACAACATCCAGGGCATCACCAAGCCTGCCATCCGCCGCCTGGCACGGAGAGGGGGAGTCAAGCGCATCTCTGGCCTCATTTATGAGGAAACTCGTGGGGTCCTCAAGGTTTTCCTGGAGAATGTCATCCGGGACGCTGTCACCTACACCGAGCACGCCAAGAGGAAGACCGTTACCGCCATGGATGTGGTGTACGCTCTCAAGCGCCAGGGCCGCACTCTCTACGGCTTCGGCGGATAA